The Malus sylvestris chromosome 3, drMalSylv7.2, whole genome shotgun sequence genomic sequence tttaaattttaaattttaaatttcaaataatttctgattacacgatatacgataaacaaacATGATCATAGAATCTTTTGGATCCCTAGAAAAAGAATCGGACTAGAATCCTTGCAATCCTTGTCAAGGGGAGCTCGTTCCTACTTGACAATGACTTGTAGATGACTATTAGGAATTTGTAGAGACCAAAtacaaatcaagaaaattagcTATACTAAGCGAGACATCTCACGTATGCGTGATTATATTATTCAATTTCCTAAATAAATACTCAATATGTTTAAATAGAGAAAGCTAATTATTGAGAAATTATTGATGCAATATGGGGCCCAAGACCAATATGGCCCACTCCATGTCAGGAAATACCAATGGATGTtagggaaaaaagaaaattttagttgtgacgggaatatGGATGGtatatcacgtgtttttatgcaaatgttgaaaaattttaatttttaaattattaatcttttaacacacataactcaTCATATCTATAGGAACAAATAATGTATCATCTCGTGTGACggttacactaaaaaatctcttcaCATAAACGTGGGGAGGGCGTCAGGGTGAAAGCGAAGTGAAGTGGCTATCAACCACTTGTTAGCAAGCAAAGCTACCAAAACACAAATTGCAGACTGCTCCACCTACCACAACCCATTTTCTCCACCATGCCCCTGCTCATCCaaccaaactctctctctcattattatatatatatatataatattcgtCACTCAATAATATGATCTAATATTATttatctttacttgtaagtggaAGATTATGTTTGATTCTTGCTAAAAGTGACtatgaatcatattattgctagtaatGCTTACCTTATATtgattgttcaaaaaaaaaataaataaataaataaatattcttTATATATAGGATGGTGCTATATTTACATACCATTTTTTACCTTTAACACTGTTTTCAACTTTTAGCGTCAGATTAAATGAATTGGAAAAGAtcaaagaataaaaattaacCGGAGATGTGTGAGAGATAAAAAAATGTGTATGATAAGACCACCCTTTATATAGTCACCCATGTAATCCTATCTTATTCCAAATCACCCACGTAATCCTATCTTAACATTGTTTATTCTTCTACTTTAATCACTCTTGTATATAATTTTGGTCATAAATCCAATCATTTAAGGGTAGACCAAGCTTTCCTTTCAAGATATAAGACTATGGACACATTTGTTTTgggttcaaattcactttacATGGCACTTTGTAACTAGGGACTTGAAAAATTTATAATTGGTCTCTGAACTTTCATTATAGCTTATAATTTGTCCGtaaactaaaatttcattaattgAGGTTTTCAAATTTAACAAAATGTCTAATATATTCAATTCTAAGTATGTGTTTATAGACCAAATTTAAACAAGGGTgaaacaattaaatttaaattaggGTGAAAGTTTATAAATCGATTGTGGATCCTATGTCTTGCCACGTAATCTAATTGAGGGGAAATCACACAGATGGACCAATAGTACATATTTTGTTTACTTCATGAACAGTTTAGAGACCAAATCTAATATGCAATGAAAGTTTGGGACCAatcctcatatatatatatatgcatatgctAAGCATTTTCTTCATGCATCAGCCACTGAAAGCCATTTATTAATGTAAACTAGCTTATGATCTCAATTACACAAAATTTGTCGATTTTCACGCATGCGGACCGAAAATTGACAATGAAATTTTGCTTTAAAACGAGAGTAATTTTCTATAGTAGAAGGTAATTTCACATTTGTAAGAATAATGAGCGAAAGTGACGTTGTTGATGGAACTCAATCGGTTGGTTGGTGAAGCCGTGAAAATGGGGTAGAAGCAAGAACAAAGGTAAGTGCATGAATCCCAACTCCGAGTTTAGTCTATATGTAGTTTGGAGACTTGACTTAATCGCAATAGTTTCAAATCTAAACTTAGACTTGTGTCACTCGGTTTTGGTTGGTGAAAACATGCCTTGACAAGTGTTTCAACAACCCCAAGCACGAGCCTCTCCAATCATTCTCATCCATTCACCTAAATTGTGcatttattttgcatgtatttaaTTTGGAAAAACGGACGAGAATGCTTGCTTGCTTgtacttaaaaaatacaatgaTGAATACTTAATTGTCGAAAAAGACATTTGGGTTTTTGATCTtcgaaaaaatatgaaaattaagTTAATAACAAAATGGATATCATATTTTGCCAAAATAACAATAATTTTCAACAACTGACAATAACGTTACGAATCAAACTGTAATCTTCGAATACAGACGGCACcgcaaacaaaagaaaaataatctcCAAAATActaacaaaaaggaaaagaaaaaaaaagaattctaATTGTTCATTCTTACACGTGACAAAAGAAAAGTCGACTGAAAAAATGCAAAaactacaaataaataaatatatttaccCAAACACCAAATTCCAAATTGTATTCACTTGCTTGTGATGGCATGGGCCCACCCATCGATCCAGATTCAGATCCAtcgaatattaaaaaaaaaaaaataataaaaaagggtAGGTAAGCGAATGAGAGATAAAAtcgaaaaatatcaaattttctcCCAAGTCCTTGTTCTTTGTGGTAATAATTTTACTATTTCGGGGCCTAAGGAATCAGGTAATTGCACTAATCATCCCCCCTGGAAGGACTCCAAGGAGTCATGTCCATGGGGTAGCTTCCCAGGACCCTTAAGAAGGACGTGAACTCCTGCACCTCCGCCAGCGCGTTCTGTGCCCTGACCTCCGCCATCGATGCCTCGAAGTCCACGTAGAACAGGTACTCGAAGTGCTTCGCCGTCCCCTCGTTCGAATCGCTCACCAGCCTGATCGGACGGTTCCGGTGCGGCCGCGACTCTATCTTCGTCAGGCTGATGTTCCGGAAGGCGAACGCCGATAGGACCTTGAACAGCACCGACGTCCCCTTGTCGTGCGCGAAGACGATGCTCGTCTTGAACGGCCGGTCCGTACGGGGGATGATCGGCTCCCGGGCCAGCATCACGAAGCGGGTCACGTTGCTCGAGTCGTCCTGGATCCCGTTCTCCAAAATCTCCATGCCGTAGAGCTCGGCGGCTCGCGCGGAGGCTATCGCTGCCGTGTCGCGAAGGTTGTTGGCCGCGACGAACTCGGCCGCGCCGGCGGTATCGTCGACGGCCTCGCGGGCGACGTTGAGGCCGAGTTTGGTGAGAGTCAGCTCGCATTGAGCTAAGGCTTGGGGATGCGAAATGACTCGGTTCAAGTACTCCTTTCGGACTCCGGGGAGGGCTAAGAGGCAGTGGTGGACCGGGAGCTGGACTTCTCCAACGATGTGGAGGCGGTGGCGGAGGAGGAGATCGTAATTACGGTGAATTGAGCCGCCGAGGGAGTTTTCGACCGGCAAAACTGCTCGATCGGCGATCCAGAGCTCGACGGCCTGGAAGGCGACTTCGAATTGGTCACAGGGGATGGCCTCGCATTTCGGGTAGGCTTTGCCGGCGGCGGCTTCGGAGTACGCGCCGGGGACGCCTTGGTAGGCCACGCGCAGCTGGGAGCCGTGCATAGGAGCTGGAGAGTAGTCGGTGATGGTGAGTGCCCTGGGAGGCGGAGGCGGCGAAATCGACTTGTCGTCTTCGAGCTTTTCGATGGGGACAATATCGAGGTCAACGGAGGTCTTGTGGCCGTTGACGGAGGCAACATGGTCAGCGGTTCCGGATTTGTCGGAGGGGGTATGGGGTTGCTGGGAGACGACGTTGCTGGCAAGAATGGCGCAGGAGCTCTGCCAGTCGGCGCGACTGGAGCCGACGCCGTTGGGGAAGTGGACGGAGTCGGAGCGGTAGGCGCATTTGAAGACGGGGAGCCGGGTGGGGGCGAGGCGGGCGAGGCGGAGTGCGGGGCTTGTGAGATTGTTTGGTGAGGGCGGAAGAAGAGACTGCATTGTGTTGGGGACTCGGATGGAATTTAGAAAAATGGAAAttgatattatatatttttaaattttgttttggggGAAACTGAAGGCTTGGTGTTCTCTTTGGGAACGTCAAGCTGAGACGAAAGGAGGGTGGCGATGGGTATTTATacatggagagggagagagagagggggggacgAGTCCGTTGAGAACTTGAGAGGAGGTGGAGGGCGGGTTTGGTCAAATCTCACACCTACCACCCTCGCTCGCCTCATGCTCTCTCATTTCTTACAATATTTTATGTttgccttttttcttttttttttcttttggctctactaatcattattatttttttgttggatttt encodes the following:
- the LOC126615810 gene encoding arogenate dehydratase 3-like, coding for MQSLLPPSPNNLTSPALRLARLAPTRLPVFKCAYRSDSVHFPNGVGSSRADWQSSCAILASNVVSQQPHTPSDKSGTADHVASVNGHKTSVDLDIVPIEKLEDDKSISPPPPPRALTITDYSPAPMHGSQLRVAYQGVPGAYSEAAAGKAYPKCEAIPCDQFEVAFQAVELWIADRAVLPVENSLGGSIHRNYDLLLRHRLHIVGEVQLPVHHCLLALPGVRKEYLNRVISHPQALAQCELTLTKLGLNVAREAVDDTAGAAEFVAANNLRDTAAIASARAAELYGMEILENGIQDDSSNVTRFVMLAREPIIPRTDRPFKTSIVFAHDKGTSVLFKVLSAFAFRNISLTKIESRPHRNRPIRLVSDSNEGTAKHFEYLFYVDFEASMAEVRAQNALAEVQEFTSFLRVLGSYPMDMTPWSPSRGDD